In one window of Macrotis lagotis isolate mMagLag1 chromosome 5, bilby.v1.9.chrom.fasta, whole genome shotgun sequence DNA:
- the TNFAIP1 gene encoding BTB/POZ domain-containing adapter for CUL3-mediated RhoA degradation protein 2 isoform X1: MSGDTCLAGLCPASGSKPKPGGFKGGGMGNKYIQLNVGGSLYYTTVRVLTRHDTMLKAMFSGRMEVLTDKEGWILIDRCGKHFGTILNYLRDDTITLPQNRQEIQELMAEAKYYLIQGLVDMCQAALQDKKDSYQPVCNIPIITSPKEEEQLIEASTKPVVKLLYNRSNNKYSYTSNSDDHLLKNIELFDKLSLRFNGRVLFIKDVIGDEICCWSFYGQGRKLAEVCCTSIVYATEKKQTKVEFPEARIYEETLNVLLYETPRVPDNSLLEATSRSRSQACPGEEEETFELRDRVRRIHVKRYSTYDDRQLSHQSSHRD, encoded by the exons ATGTCCGGAGACACCTGCCTGGCTGGCCTCTGCCCAGCCTCAGGGTCTAAGCCCAAGCCAGGGGGCTTCAAGGGTGGTGGGATGGGCAACAAATACATCCAGCTCAATGTGGGGGGCTCCCTGTACTACACTACGGTGCGGGTGCTCACTCGGCATGACACCATGCTCAAGGCCATGTTCAGTGGGCGCATGGAGGTGCTGACTGATAAGGAGG GCTGGATCCTCATAGACCGATGTGGAAAGCACTTTGGCACCATTTTGAATTACCTCCGCGATGACACCATCACCCTCCCCCAGAATCGGCAAGAGATCCAGGAGCTGATGGCAGAAGCCAAATATTACCTCATCCAGGGCCTGGTGGACATGTGCCAGGCGGCACTGCAG GATAAGAAGGATTCCTATCAACCCGTGTGCAACATCCCCATCATCACGTCACCAAAAGAGGAAGAGCAGCTCATCGAAGCTTCTACTAAG CCTGTGGTAAAGCTACTGTATAATCGAAGCAACAACAAGTACTCCTATACCAG CAACTCTGATGACCACTTGCTGAAGAACATCGAGCTGTTTGACAAACTCTCTCTACGCTTCAACGGCCGCGTGCTCTTCATTAAAGACGTTATCGGAGATGAAATCTGCTGTTGGTCCTTCTACGGCCAGGGCCGGAAGCTGGCCGAGGTGTGCTGTACCTCCATCGTCTACGCCACTGAGAAGAAACAGACAAAG GTGGAGTTCCCAGAGGCCCGAATCTATGAGGAGACTCTCAATGTCCTGCTCTATGAGACACCTCGAGTCCCTGACAACTCTTTGTTGGAGGCCacgagccggagccggagccagGCTTGCCCCGGTGAAGAAGAGGAAACCTTTGAACTACGGGACCGAGTCCGTCGCATTCATGTCAAACGCTACAGTACCTATGATGATCGGCAGCTCAGCCACCAGTCCTCTCATCGGGACTGA
- the TNFAIP1 gene encoding BTB/POZ domain-containing adapter for CUL3-mediated RhoA degradation protein 2 isoform X2: MSGDTCLAGLCPASGSKPKPGGFKGGGMGNKYIQLNVGGSLYYTTVRVLTRHDTMLKAMFSGRMEVLTDKEGWILIDRCGKHFGTILNYLRDDTITLPQNRQEIQELMAEAKYYLIQGLVDMCQAALQDKKDSYQPVCNIPIITSPKEEEQLIEASTKPVVKLLYNRSNNKYSYTSNSDDHLLKNIELFDKLSLRFNGRVLFIKDVIGDEICCWSFYGQGRKLAEVCCTSIVYATEKKQTKTRKTKALHKMRLWCLGALFQGSSM, encoded by the exons ATGTCCGGAGACACCTGCCTGGCTGGCCTCTGCCCAGCCTCAGGGTCTAAGCCCAAGCCAGGGGGCTTCAAGGGTGGTGGGATGGGCAACAAATACATCCAGCTCAATGTGGGGGGCTCCCTGTACTACACTACGGTGCGGGTGCTCACTCGGCATGACACCATGCTCAAGGCCATGTTCAGTGGGCGCATGGAGGTGCTGACTGATAAGGAGG GCTGGATCCTCATAGACCGATGTGGAAAGCACTTTGGCACCATTTTGAATTACCTCCGCGATGACACCATCACCCTCCCCCAGAATCGGCAAGAGATCCAGGAGCTGATGGCAGAAGCCAAATATTACCTCATCCAGGGCCTGGTGGACATGTGCCAGGCGGCACTGCAG GATAAGAAGGATTCCTATCAACCCGTGTGCAACATCCCCATCATCACGTCACCAAAAGAGGAAGAGCAGCTCATCGAAGCTTCTACTAAG CCTGTGGTAAAGCTACTGTATAATCGAAGCAACAACAAGTACTCCTATACCAG CAACTCTGATGACCACTTGCTGAAGAACATCGAGCTGTTTGACAAACTCTCTCTACGCTTCAACGGCCGCGTGCTCTTCATTAAAGACGTTATCGGAGATGAAATCTGCTGTTGGTCCTTCTACGGCCAGGGCCGGAAGCTGGCCGAGGTGTGCTGTACCTCCATCGTCTACGCCACTGAGAAGAAACAGACAAAG aCGAGAAAAACTAAGGCCCTGCACAAAATGAGGCTTTGGTGTTTGGGGGCTCTCTTCCAAGGCAGCAGTATGTGA